The DNA sequence GAACCGATGGGTTTATTGGGTTAGAGTGAAAGGGGAGACAAACCAGGACAGCAGTTGGGTGGGGACCAAAGTTGGAGTTGGGactgggaaaggaaagggggcCACCCCAggaaatgaaaggaaaaataaaataaaaaccacaagcagatgatgaaagagggagggtaaaagaaaagggtaagGTTAGTTGAGAGTGTCGAAGGAGGGGGTCGGAAAGGAAGGGTTGTTCAACGATAGGATCACAGCTCAAGGCGGGAGGCGGCGCCACACCCTCCTTGATTGGCGGTGCACCGCTTGGGTCACGATTCAACGCGGGCGCATTGATGATCTCTCGTTCCGTCAAACAAACTACTACCCTCCCCGACTCAAATCCTACCCTAAGCTTCTCTTCGTGTGCTGACGGTTGAAACCAGCCCACAACCCCAAAAGCAAGTACCAGAGGTGAGAACAACAAGggctaaaaaaaaaaggattCGGTAGAGAAGATAAATcaaatccaaagccacgAATCGAGGTCCGAGGTCCGATAAGAATAGAAATACTAACGCGATAGAACACGTATGACGCGCCCCTCTAGCTTataagggaaaagagaaagatgaaatGAACGGACTTACTTCCCCAATCACTTCTTCAGTCGTTACCTAATCTAATCTAGTATTCGTCCTCGAAGATTTATTCTTCCACTTGATGATACGGGACAAGCAGCATGTGGACGATCGGGTAGCGCGGACGTATGGACGGACGACTAATTTAGTGCGTATTGGATGAGCACTGGTCGTCATGAAAACTGATCCCTGCACGATCGCTTGGTTCCGACTTATTCACGGAAAAATGCAGTAGCAGTCGGTTTCGGAGGAAATTGTCAAAGTAGTAGTTGTATTTCCAATTCCTTACCTCGCAGATGGTCCGGATGACTATAAAGAAAGAGGATCGCAGACCACCGACAGTGGAGTGGATCGATCGACAGTGTAATGGACGAAAGGGTCCTGATATCGATAGGGGATCAAGAGACTTTCGGCGATGATAACAACACTCGACGAAGAATGGGGCGCGATTGCGTGGATCAACCTTAGGTAGCAATGATCAATCCATGCGTCCAGCTATTCGTGGATAAATGAATAGGACCAGTAAAAACACAATAACAATGGGATTTGGAATTGCAAAAAGAGGGTCCCAATGAAAgtcaaaaaccaaaaagcaaaaagtAATCCATACTTTTGTCAATAAATTAGAAATATGTCGCAGAACCACCGCGGGGCAATCCTTGGGTTTGGCACTCGGACAGAGCCGCTTCTTCCCCCGGAACGAATGGATCTGACCAGTGTGATATCAACTTTGCCCAAGTGATTTCGGGGGAGAAGTCGCTTTTGGCAATTTGGGACTGTTGacgttctttcttttttcttttctctttttctccctccttttcccttcgtCTTTTGTCCCTCTTTCGACCGTTGGCCCTCAAGGAGCTAGGAGTGCACGGAGCAAGTCAAACACGAGGGGAATGGCGGATTTCTGAAGCGACGGTTGTGGCTTGCACTGTATGGAATGATAGTACAAGAATCGTGTCGCAGTCAAACAAGGCAGATAGCGTGGAGGAGAACTGCAGAAGCCAATGAAACTGGACTTAGTCCTTGCTAATAAGAGCTGCTGACAATGATAGCGATTGAACCATAGGCTTGATTAGTTGTAGACTAGGCCCTGGAATGAATGGCTTGCTTAGTGGATGCCTCCCGAGGTAGGACGAGGCCAGCCCATTCGCCAAATCTAGTCATTGGTCAAAgaaattttctcttttagtGTATTTACTTTAGACTCACtggtactagtagtaggagCGATAGGTGACCGGGAGATCCTCAGTATCCTGTCAAGACCCTACGTGGAGTCCGACGTTTAGTAGTTTGAACGAATCTCGCCTGACCACTAGGAAGAAATCTAAACCAGGCAAGGCTGAGAGCACTAAGCGTTAAGTAATACCGAGACGGCGAAAGTGTAAAGATACCAATGGAAAGGCTGGACGATATAATATGATATGATGATAAAAGGATGGAGAGTCTCGGTCCAGAAGTCACCATCTACTTCCGTCTCTATTTTGGCTTTTCAGGTTTCTTTCGTCTTGCAATTAGTGACTCCCTATTTCTGGAGCAAAAATCATAATTgagatgaagagatcatcGGTTCTACCGAATATGCTCTTGGAATGGAGGATCCGTGACCGATCTGCTTTTTCCTGATTTTCAATGGAATCTCGCGCCTTTCCACTTCAGGACCAATCACAAGACACGCGCTTCTCCTCGCTTTTGATTGATGATCGACCATCTCGTACGGTATTGTCATAGTAATTCATTCTGGATCACTTCGTTTCTGAGTCTTTTTGGGACTAATCGTCATATTAACAcagataaaaagaaaaaagaataataagaCGAACTATAATACGAACAATAGCAAAACaaatataataataccaAGCCTACGTGGCCCTAGCAGTAGTGGAAAGACCGTTAGCCTTTATTTCTGCTGGTAAGAAATGGTTGATCTACGAAGACGTGGAAGAGTCCCGTTCTGCTACCATGTCGATCCCGTCCTTAGTTCCCGGCGAAGAGAGacagatggaagagaaaagcacGACACTATCAAAGGGTCATCGGTGTGTGATaagtttatttatttagaATTAGACTTGTGCAACCAGACAAAGTTTCATCTATTGATATCGATGTCATTATATAAACTAAATGAACGAGAGGTGGACATGCTCTTCAACGGAATTCTTAAGTAACTTCCTAATTAGGGTTGACCCCGAAGAAGCCCCATAAAGCCCGCGATCGACGGGATCTGACATGGACAATTCTCCGTAATATTAAACTCGACAAAAGTATGCCACCTTCAAGCAAGAGAAAGTAGGATAGAGTTAACGAGTATCGATATGCAAGACAGCTCGACGGAGAGTGAGACAAGATCAGAGACAATCGGAAACAATCCCGAAGTGGTCAACTATCCGCCATCACAACGGTTACATCTGCCTAACCAGATACACTCCAACGTGAAATACTTGGATCGACCAGAGGAATCTGTCCCGGCCGACCAGATACTCACGGTGCTAGGGACATCCTCGAACCCTATAGGCTACTCAGAGTACCAAACCCACATAGTCCAGGCATTCCAACAGGCAGATGACCAGCGCCGACGACGGATTGACTTTGCACCGGAAGGTCACTTGAGCGGGAACTACAGTAGGGGCTGATCACTTTGGGACCGTGCGTTTGATATTCACAGTAACTGACAGTACATCGCTGGTAAGAAGGATGCTCTCTCGGACGATGAATGTATTGAGAAGACATGGCGCCATCGCAAAAATCATTGATTCTACTCCGCCCCCACCCccccaacctcaacctcaagatcAACGGTAACACATTACTAGTAGCAACTATGCACAGCGTCCCCTCTCCACTGTTTAGTCCTACTTACCAGTAGATCTTAAATCGCGCCTGCACATTAACGGTTTGGATTGTGGCCACTTCTATACGTCGCATATTGTGTGGTTACACAGTCGCCCAGATGCCCTTTGACTATCGGGGCTATGTTgggcgcttcttctttctctccttttctttcccagtgccgccttttctctcttttcatcCAATCGACATGGCACGATTCAAGCTTTCCCAACCAGGTGCAGCGTAACCTATCCATGTCCTTTGGAGAGATAACGAACGGACGATAGCCGGGGAGGTCCGAGAAGAACGTGGAATCATTGGAGGTGATTTATGGCGCCAAGCAACTAACCAGTCACGGACAGGGAAATGGTATGCAAGTCATCACCGGAGCAGTTCCACATCAGCTGCAGACTAGGCTAGACCACGGACTCGGAGAAACACTAGGTCAAGTCCAGCCGTTGGTCTGTATCTTGCAGGGGTTGTACCGCGAGAGCTCATAGCCATCCAGACTGGACTGCATCGTCTGTCCGACGTGTTAGTGAACAGGTGGTGGTATTGGCGTTAACCGTTAAGCGTTGTAATATATACTTCGATGCTGATGAAATTATGTCTTTGAAGAATCTGCATCTATACACTGCCGGGATGTTATACCCACCGGTCCTCTTTGCAGATATCGTGGCTCTAGGACCAGTGCAGCTTTATGCACGGCCCTGCACGCGGCAAATGATCCTGCGAATGTATACCCACAGACCAGCTAAACGTGCGCATCGGGTGACCCGCCCGCTATGTATCCCCATTATGATCAATCCGGGTTGGGTAATAGTGGTGCAGAGTTTCAGAACTCGAACATCTCTCTCCCGTCCCATGCAATTACCCGAGACAACGCAGCCCTGAATCTTGTATTTGACGCATGTGCAACCATATGAGGGCGACTGCAGCATTTTCGAGACTAGTGGAAGGTACGTTACGTTCTCGAAATTTACTGGGATCAAGACGCAGTACAAGCTATCACTCTGAGCCCCTTTGCTCCTCTGTCATCCGAATGCCCATGGAGGCCGCGTCCTTGATTCGAGCGCAACGTGGAACGACTCGAACGTTCTTGTTTGTCTCGAGATGTACAATTCATTTCCAGGTGCAGGGTCCCAGTATGTGCGAAGTCTTTTCCCTGACAATGTGCTCGATGGAGGGAAGTCTGGAGTGGGAGATGGCTTGTGGGTATTGACTTTTGGAGGCGGTGATTCACGTAGGTTGTCTCCCTCAGTGCTTTGGTCAGTAACGTCTGGCATTTCGCCACAGGGTACCCTGTCGTTCTCCTCAAGTTTTGCGCTTACCCCGACAACCATCTCATCCAGATCGACAGCGCCAGTTATTTCATCACTAAACTCTACTTCGGCGTCCTCGAGCCTTTCGTTGCCCCCGacgtttccttcttttgtgGAAACTTCATGAATAGTCTCATCACCCGATAAAATATCACTCCTCCCCAGTAGTTCCCCCTCAGTTTCCTGAGACGGACCTTCTTCAGTAgtatctccttcatcccGAGCGGCTTCGCCAGCTAGTTCCTGGAATAGTATGCCACTGTTCTCATATTTTTCGACTTTGCtgccgtcttcttcttcttcccaattGGGATCGTGAATGACGGTTTCATCGCTACTGATGTCGATTTCGCTCATATCGACTTCTGTTcgttcatcttcctccacgtCTGTACAGACGCTCTCATCGACATATGTGGGCGCATCACGTGGTATTCGTCGCGTTGCGAGGCGAAGATAATATGGAACGAGAAAAATGATGAAGCACGGAGAAAGAGTTGTGGTCACGGCAGACAAAGGTGGCCCAACTTGGGTCAGAAACGCAGGAGGTTCTCTTGCGATGGTGAAGAATACCACTGCGACCGTGATCCGCACAGCTGTATAAAACTGTACGAGAGCATCTGACGGTATGTGGGAGGATGTACGAAGATCCATGGCTCCGAATGAATTGACATGAAAGTCCTCACTGTTTGTAAAACAGTGAGTTATGTATAACAGTGAGTTACTGGGTGGCTTTGACTGCTGCACGTACATCTCGACTTAGTAACTGCACACCTAATCTGATGATACAGGAAAACTTTATCGGGATTGGATGATCTCAGACTGACCCGACCAATGTTAGTGTTGCGTTCATTTCAACTACAACCAGTCCCACTCCAAATCTAGACTTCGGCCTGAACTCTGTTCGTCGAATAGCATTGAAGTGCATCGAAAGCTGACAACGGACGTGAATATTGACCGTGGTGAGGTATTGATGCCGAGGCTACATTGTGTCCTCTTTCTACATGTCGATTGTGATTAGCTATGCCGGAGacgatgttctttttctgctgctgctgaagatgctTATCTTCGGTTCAACCGAAAAGAAACCGGGTTTGCCCGCAATAACCCTCGGTAGAGCAACCATTCGCTCTTTATCCTTCGCGATGCTGCTTCCAGTTACGGTATCGTGTCGCCTGCTCTCTCGTATGAGATCAAGATCACCGTATAGCGGGTCCCTTCCTTTGTCCAACCCGTTTCCCCGGACATCCCAGTTCCTTTGTCTACGCTGAGGCGGAGTTACCTTTTTCGAAACTAGCGCTTTTCGCAATTCAAAATGTTAGATTATGACTTCAATTGAGGGAGCAGTGACGCTTTGTGGCAATGGAGCTGTCATATAAAACCTTATAAACGGTTCCATGACGGGTCATGAAGTCATACACAGTGGCATTGTCAGAGTCAATTGTCTGATGGGGCGAATATTACATCATCCCAGGTTATTCCAAGGCAGATCCCCATCAAGCAAAAAAAAGTGGACTGGCTACTGTATGTTTGATAACGTACCCCACGGAGTAGTATACACCATCTTCGAGTTAAGATAACTGTATCTAGATATGTTATATGATAAAAAAGTAGTCAAATTAGATAGATGCCTTAGGTCGCACCGCATCCATACGCAGATAATTTTCCTCCAATGGATCCTCACCGAAGGGCAACTCCACTCGAGTCTCGGCCTTAGTCAGAGAATAAGAGTCTTAGTAAGGTTTGCTAGCGCAACCCTTGTCAGGGTTAGACTATTGAATTCCCGCCTAGCGTTGCTCTGTATAGTAACGAGTCTAACCTAGAGAGTTTGACCCCGCAAAAAGCGGCCAATGGGGACACGTGAGCATCCCTGAGTCAATCGTTCGATTGTTCTTCCACAATTGAGTCCCTGCTGATTCTGGGTGTAGTATCATTCCACCTGCATTGAGGGATCTTCCGATTGTTCTCCTTCATTTTTACTGAAAACAGAAAGTGTACGGATTAAACTGGTGAGGTGGTTTAGTAAAACTGGAAATAGAATTTGCATGACTCGggcgagaaggtcaagacCGAGACTGAAAACGCACAGTAATGATGATcagaaaaaagggaaaaaaaagtaccAAATAAATATTCATAATCATTGACGAGGAGACTAACATGCTCCCCGGCGTGGAAGATTCCATGGTGCCGACAAAGCCGGACCCACTGCATGGTCAGCTGGTTCACTTGGTTTTTGTAGTGGAGTCGCCCAGTGGTACGCaaccctttttctcctggcAGAGTTGGTGCTGGTCTCGGTCAGCAATTCGCCTCATCACCGAAACCACGATGGGGTGGGCTACGATGGACGAAAAAGACCCTGGCAAAAAGGGACCAATCCATCGGACACTTCAATCAATTATGAACTAGGTTTGGTTGTGGTCGAAGGCCAGGGGATTGGTGAGTGGAAGAGCACCGAAGCAGGTCTCCGGTGGACAAGTTGGGAGTATGAGTCTAGGCCTCGCTGGATCGTCCGCTTGCAGAATCTGCCAGATCAGATGGTCATCAGGTCGGGTTTCTGTTTTGGGGTCTCCCGTACTACGCAACCCTAGTTTCTTTGGTCTGGAATGCCTGGACTTTCTCCTCTCTGGTGATTCCCTCGGACCACCCTTTCGCTTCTCTTAAGAGTTTCCTCCCCCattccattttcttccttcttttttaccCTCTCCCCAGATTTTCACACCCACTGTGCTCCAATTCAGCGTGCTTAATATTCCTCGCAATCTATCGCATCTCGCTCGTACATGCTACCTCTGTCTCATTGACTATCGCGCAAACAATTTCAATCCGTCCAACTACCTAATCGCTTAATCAACACGGCGAGTAAacacaagaagagaagaaaaatacaaCATCACAGCAACCGCCAATCATGGCTGTAGCAACCATCGACATCATGCCGAAACAGgcatcctcctcccctctctcctccAACAACCCCTCCATGAACAAGCGCTGGCCCCCTCTTGCCGACAAGACCTCCCTGCCTTACAAGCTCACCACCCTGTCGCGCCAGAAGCTCGCCCGGGAGGCCACTGCCCCCGACCCAGATATCAGACGGTGCCTTGGCCACTTCCGTCTGCATGTTATCTCTATGGAGTGGGCACAGAAGGACATGACTACTCGGATCAACTCGTTCGAACTGGAGGATGACGAgtccgaagaggaggaggaagacagcAAGCGCGACGACGGTCAGGAGAAGGACTCCGACGCGAGTGACTCCaccgaagaggagaaggaagactCCGagaccaaggccaaggatggtACCGCCACCGACGCCCCTTCAGACAAGGAACCCGTTCAGGTGACCTTCACCGTCTCCTTCGACCAATCTGCTCCtactcctccatctccatccgacgagaaagaacaaggccTCTTGGAGAAAGGCCGCAACTGCCTAGAGAAGACAAAGCACCTGTGGCAATCACCCGCGCAGTGTATACCCGTTCGCATTGCCGGGTAACTGGCAAGCCACTACAACCATCCGCTACTACCAAGCGTACTGGGGACACCACCTACCCCCAGCAAATCATACGCATAATCTCCACTTACGAAGTCACGAAGCAACGAATCTCATATTTTCATTTCCATATACATATTTCAGGCCGGAAGCGCTAGCGCAGCAGGATCGGAGTTACAGGGAGTTCACAAAGAACCACATCATCGACTATCAATCAAGCATGTATCTAATAGAAAAAGTTGCTCAGATGAACATGTCACCACATGTTTGAATAGTTATAATAACAATAACCAataaccaaaccaaaaatTCAAAACCAATTCAACAAAAACCAGTCATGATCCAAACCCACCCACCCAAGTAGTCCACTAGTAGAATCCATAACTTAGTAATCCCCAAGAATGACTCAACCCCGAAACCCAAAAACCAAAacacaaacaaaaagaaaatcataaaaCCCACCCCCACAACCCAGAAATACTATTAGAACCAGACAATCACGCGCGTCGTACCTGAAGCTCGCCAACCACATCGATCTGCACCTCCTCGCAACCTGATAGGCGATGCTGAGCCTCTCCCCACAATCTCCCACCCACGTTGCGGTCTAAGGAATACTATTCCGTTGTAAGCAATGAAAAATGTGGGGAATAGCATTTCAATTCATTGTTTCCCTCCTTGCTTGGCTGCATGTTCTATTTAGCCGGATTCGGACTTCCcgtttttgcttttgttcgTTATGGCTGGTgggtttttttcttggctgtggGGATGGATTGATATTGTCCTGTACTGTGTAAGTGTGAGTAGGTGAGTCGATGTTACTTTTGGTTAGGTAGTGGATTTAATGGGTATTTTGCCTGGGGGGCCTAAGAACTCGaaactacggagtagttctTGAGTCACGGTGAGGGTGAACAAATCCGTTAGTAGTCACTGTGCTTTCCTTAGGTAATGTAGCCTACTCAAAAGGGATAATTTACGCGCCCTGTGTCTGGAGTACAGGGTACTTTTAACCGCTACCCTTTTACTTCTACTATCTAGTATCTGATACCTGCACTGAAGTGTTAATTGACCACGtgggtttctttctttctttctttcttttttacttaCTCCCTAACTACTACCTATTAGTACTGTATATAACGTAAACCAAGTCCATGCACCAATTCCATCAGACCCAATCTAATTAAACAACTAACAATGAAAAGCGCCGACTAGTCCTCCAACTAACCATAATCCAACCTATTATCACAGCCTTAGGTAAGATAATAGCTTCAGTTGCAATAGTGGGAATCTATTAGTTTCGTATTGAGTGGTCGCATGACCTCGTCTGTGCCCGTTTAGTGCTGTTTTACACGTATGAAGGAACACTATGGGCTGTCGATCTCGGGTAGGGAGTTTATAGCATCCCATCTCATATCATAtgaatgatggatggttgGTCATTGTCCAtggtttttggttttgggtttggttttccTGGAGAGATGGTGGATTGGTGAGTGTTGGGTTGCATGATTGTAGGTTATGGTCTGTGGGTTATGTTGGTCTATGCGTGATAGGACACGTAGCGCTGGTCTGTTGACCTGTCTTATTGTCGGAAGTCTAACTCCGTATTCAATcaaaaggaagagattcTTATTCTTAAAACTTGAGAAGTCTCATGTT is a window from the Aspergillus oryzae RIB40 DNA, chromosome 6 genome containing:
- a CDS encoding uncharacterized protein (predicted protein), producing MDLRTSSHIPSDALVQFYTAVRITVAVVFFTIAREPPAFLTQVGPPLSAVTTTLSPCFIIFLVPYYLRLATRRIPRDAPTYVDESVCTDVEEDERTEVDMSEIDISSDETVIHDPNWEEEEDGSKVEKYENSGILFQELAGEAARDEGDTTEEGLRCLG
- a CDS encoding uncharacterized protein (predicted protein), with translation MAVATIDIMPKQASSSPLSSNNPSMNKRWPPLADKTSLPYKLTTLSRQKLAREATAPDPDIRRCLGHFRLHVISMEWAQKDMTTRINSFELEDDESEEEEEDSKRDDGQEKDSDASDSTEEEKEDSETKAKDGTATDAPSDKEPVQVTFTVSFDQSAPTPPSPSDEKEQGLLEKGRNCLEKTKHLWQSPAQCIPAGSASAAGSELQGVHKEPHHRLSIKHVSNRKSCSDEHVTTFMIQTHPPK